Proteins encoded together in one Xiphophorus maculatus strain JP 163 A chromosome 13, X_maculatus-5.0-male, whole genome shotgun sequence window:
- the LOC102236789 gene encoding claudin-4-like, which yields MVNTGMQLISFTCAVTGWIMAIAVTALPQWKVSAFIGNNILTSEMKWEGIWMNCVYQTTGHMQCKTYDSMLALPPDIQAARALMCLAIFMGWLSCTVSCCGMKCTTCAGDDRRAKAGIALAGGVLFILTGLCVLIPVSWTANTVVQDFYNPNVPVMHKRELGQAIYLGWAAAVILMISGAVLSSTCPLMERGGRYRRGYIGRSFANSPAPEPPKPIASNSLPMKEYV from the coding sequence CCGTGACGGCGCTGCCGCAGTGGAAGGTGTCGGCGTTCATCGGGAACAACATCCTGACGTCGGAGATGAAGTGGGAGGGAATCTGGATGAACTGCGTGTACCAGACCACCGGACACATGCAGTGCAAGACCTACGACTCCATGCTGGCGCTGCCGCCCGACATCCAGGCGGCGCGCGCCCTCATGTGCCTCGCCATCTTCATGGGCTGGCTGTCCTGCACCGTGTCCTGCTGCGGCATGAAGTGCACCACCTGCGCCGGCGACGACCGCCGCGCCAAGGCCGGCATCGCGCTGGCCGGCGGCGTCCTCTTCATCCTGACGGGGCTGTGCGTCCTCATCCCCGTCTCCTGGACCGCCAACACCGTGGTGCAGGACTTCTACAACCCAAACGTTCCCGTCATGCACAAGCGGGAGCTGGGCCAGGCCATCTACCTGGGCTGGGCCGCCGCCGTCATCCTGATGATCAGCGGCGCCGTCCTGAGCAGCACCTGCCCTCTGATGGAGCGCGGCGGCCGCTACCGCCGAGGGTACATCGGCAGGAGCTTCGCCAACTCGCCGGCGCCAGAGCCGCCGAAGCCCATCGCCTCCAACAGCCTACCGATGAAGGAGTACGTgtag